In Desulfonatronospira thiodismutans ASO3-1, the sequence GCACCTGTTGGTAATTTCCTTAATACTTATTTCTTCTGACATATAATTTTCCGGGGATAGATAAATGCACAGTCTTTCTATAGTTATCTTCCTGCCTGAATCAGTGAAAATGGACCGGTCCAGAAGAACTTCACGGGTTCAGGTTTTTGCATTTCATATAAATACAGCCGTACCCCGGCCCAGTTTACAGGCAAGCTGTTCGTATCTGTTCAGACAGCGCTTTGGGTGTGGCATGGGGGCCTCAACCCTGCTTTCCTGGAAAGGTAAACAGATACAGCTGCACAAATCCGGCTGTGCGGGGGTAAAGTGTATCCTGAGCGTAAACTTACTGAAGATATTATTACACGGCATGTTTAAGCAAGTCAAAAGAAAACTCAAATAAAAAATAAATAATTTCAGCATGTTATATGCAGTAGACACGGAGCGCAATTACAGGTAAGAGCAAAAAGCTTTTAAATCGGCAGGAAGGGCCCGGCAAAAGCCGGAACCCCTGGAAGCACGTTCAAAAATTGCAGGAAGAGACCGTTCTTATCCCGGGACGTCCTGCAGTCAAATATTTGTAAAGGAAACGGCATGCCCGGATATAAGGGCCATATAGCTGGTGCTGTCATTCTGGGGGCAGGGGCCCTGGCCGCGGTGAACTGGCTGGCCTGGTTTCGCCCCGAGCCCTGGCAGGCCCTGGTGCTCATGGGCTGCGTGGTCCTGGGGGCGCTGTTTCCGGATGTGGACACCGACTCCAGGGGGCAGAAGTTTTTTTACTCCCTGCTGCTGATAATCAACCTGACCCTGATGGTTCTTGGATACTACCGCTGGGCGGCCATCCTGGGTTTTCTGGCCATGCTCCCGGTGGTGGCCAGGCACAGGGGATTCATCCATACCT encodes:
- a CDS encoding metal-dependent hydrolase, which gives rise to MPGYKGHIAGAVILGAGALAAVNWLAWFRPEPWQALVLMGCVVLGALFPDVDTDSRGQKFFYSLLLIINLTLMVLGYYRWAAILGFLAMLPVVARHRGFIHTWWAMLAIPLAVFLLPVIFYSVAWQVLLPYYLASVFGYFTHLVLDRQLA